TTTGGCAACAGCAGATGGGCTTGTGAAGCGAGGTGATGGAAGGGATATACCTTTTGTTTTGTCGAGAGCAGTATTTGCTGGAAGTCAAAAGTATGGAGCGGTATGGACAGGAGATAATTTAGCTGATTGGGATCACCTTTGGGTTTCAGTTCCAATAGTTTTGACACTTGGTCTTACTGGGATCTCATTGTCAGGTATCAAAAGCAATATATTCTTATTAACGCGAAGTGTCTTTTTCAACTGGTGCTCATGGCTGTAATGTTGTTACAGGTGCTGATGGTGGGTTCTTTGACAATCCAGAACGTGAGTTGTTAGTTCGTTAGTATCAGTTTGGAGCATGCTATCCATTTAGGCGAGAACCATGGTTATTTGGGTAGGAGTTGCTCCCTATGATGGTTTTGCACTTAGTTTTGCACACATTTTAAACCTTTGGATGGTTCACCATCTGGAGATTGAAGATGCACTTGACATTTGAGTATTCATTTCGTATAGGACCTAGAATCAATGTTTTGTATTGCCTAAGCATTTTGATGATGCGGTGGATAGATATATTTATTGGTAAAATTTACTACCTATGCCAAATCGTTTACACGTTTTAACGTTTTAATTGAAATATGATTGTAGATTGAAATACTTATACTTTAGACCAACACTTACATACCATTTAACTGTGAAGTTGGAACACTATTCTAGTTTATTTTTCTAGTACCTTTTTGAAGTGAATTATTCTTTGAAGTATGAAAAGTGTATGTTGTAGTAGAGTGGATGGTtgtaaattttttgtttaagtgTTGCAGGTGATAGCACTTAATAGTTCACAAGCAGCCGAAGGTGAACTCTATGTCGACGATGGTGGAAGGTTTGAATTCAGGAAGGGGCCTGCATCCATGGTCGTTTTGTATTCTCAGATGGGAAGCTCACATATCTTAATATGGCACCCGCTGCGCCTGGCCAAACCCAGTTTTATTCTGAATGTGTTGTTGAGAGGATTATTTTgtttaatacacacacacacacacacatcgtGAATA
Above is a window of Malus sylvestris chromosome 15, drMalSylv7.2, whole genome shotgun sequence DNA encoding:
- the LOC126601926 gene encoding probable glucan 1,3-alpha-glucosidase; translation: MKQYAYENDLVLFLLKSYLICRTRYFESICICRVFLVFHVSKQAPGSPPLAVGSGLDAYGYYLATADGLVKRGDGRDIPFVLSRAVFAGSQKYGAVWTGDNLADWDHLWVSVPIVLTLGLTGISLSGADGGFFDNPERDST